Part of the Calypte anna isolate BGI_N300 chromosome 21, bCalAnn1_v1.p, whole genome shotgun sequence genome is shown below.
TCTGGTgtgaaaaaatgtcttcagcAGGGTTTCCCTGAACGTGCCAGCCAGACATAGGCTATTAGGGTAACCTGAGGTAATTAAAAATCAAACGTAGCCCAGCAGATGTGTTGAGAGAACTGCTTTTCCAGGACTTGTAGTAGCCTGCTGTTAGCTCATCACTATCATTCCAATcactttgtttgcttttgctccccccccctccacttTCTATCTGTGCAGAGAAGTATAACTTCCTGGGAATCAGCATTGTAGGACAGAGCAATGACCGGGGTGATGGTGGCATTTACATTGGCTCCATTATGAAAGGAGGGGCTGTGGCAGCAGATGGCAGGATTGAACCAGGAGACATGCTTCTGCAGGTTGGTCCATGTCCACAAATATGTGCTGCTGGCTTCTACTTTGGTGGCTCACCTCAGTCAGCTCACCAGATCCATGGGCTTGGTAACCAGTTAAGAGAATTCATTCCTACTGGGAGAAATTTGTCACAAAACTAGCATTTGCATCTCTGACTCTTCGTGAACTCTGCTGAAGAGTTGATGTGCTCTAAGAAGcagtttttctgcagctgctgaaaggaGTGGGAAGAGTTACAAGGCAAAGAAATTTGGAAACAGATAATTAAAATGTCTTGAGCTTTCCTGTTGCAAAGCCTGACCTCTGCTTTTTGCTACGTTTCAGGTGAATGATGTCAATTTTGAGAACATGAGCAATGATGATGCAGTACGGGTTTTACGGGAAATTGTCTCCAAACCAGGGTGAGCTTATTACCAAATCTTTTGCCACTTATTTTCTGCAGTTATTGGCACTGAGCAAACCTCAGAGAAATCAACATTTTCATCTCAGGAAGCGATTGGTGTGACTGCTGATCTCAACTCTTACCTCCTCAGTGTTAGTGATGAGTAGGTGAGGCTGGTTCCAGCGTACCTGCCAAAACCAGCATGAACTGGGAGTTGCCTGGGCTGTTTATAGGATGAGTGTTTGAGTATCTCAAGAGCTGATCTTTTGACAGATTTCACCAATAAtgcattttctttacaaaacaagaaatactactttattctgaaaatacttCAACAAGCATCTCAAAAGCATTCTCTGAATGCACTTGACAACTGTTGCATAGGAATAAATTTGTTTCAAAGCAGTTTTgaaactgtttttgtttttagcaGTTACAGCTGCTGCAGACAGAGCTAAGAGTCACCTttacttgctttctttcttcctaGACCTATCAGCCTAACAGTAGCCAAGTGCTGGGACCCTACTCCCAGGAGTTACTTCACCATCCCAAGGGGTGAGTACATGTTTCTGCTCTTTGTTGGGTCCCTGTGGAGCCTTCAAGCTTTAGAAAGTTTTCAGCCTTTAACAGAGAGATTTCCGCTCTCTGCATGTTtggtatttttcagtttggttgtggtgtgtgtttgctttttgtttcaggAGGCAGGGTTTTAAGATATTCTTTATGAGACTCCAGTGATTGATTCACATGGCTTTGAATCAAGCTCTTAACCTTTGGTGGCTATAGCTTCATTTTGTTAACCTTTCATTTGATAGAAGGTTAGGAGGATAATGATACCTCAGTGTTAGAAAGCTGTTTTGACACATGTACACTTCTTGGAAAGAGTTTAAAttgaggattttttaaattttgaggCAGCAACATTATTTAATATACATAAACACTTgaagattatttaattttaaaacttatgGATTAATTAGCTTTTCAATAGTGATAAAAGATCTGTGCTTATGTGACAAACACAGCTTCCTCCTACTGGTGCTCTGCTTATGATACTGAAACCAGGTTGTTACCAGCCCTTCTGAGATGAGGATGGCATTGTCTGTCAAAATGATTGCAATAGACTCATGCAGACTGTGGGACTTAACTCAGGGAAGTCCTTAGGAAAACCAGcacaatcaaaagaaaaatcccacaaaTCACACCTTTCAGATCTGCTGAAAACACTGACAGAGGAGTGCCATGGTGCCTCATCCCTGCAAACACAGCTCTAGAGTTCCTGTTCTGATTCACCTTCAGCAGAAGATTCACCTTCTGTCTGAGTGGTTACTTTGGATCCAAGATGGTTGGAATTAGGGAGAACTGATCCTGGCAGCTGGGGCAAAGCATCTGGTAGTACTTCATATCACAGCAAAGTGAGCATCTCTGTCACTGTGTGGAACAGTAGTAGAAGGTATTGCTACTGGACTGGAAGCTTCTTTCCTCCAGGTGGAAACATTTCACTTCTACTGCAGTTATGGGACCACAAGTACCATGGTTGTTTCCTATGAGGCTTGTGCACCCCAGACAACTTCCTTCTTACTTTTAAGTCGTAGTGTTTATTACAAATCTaattccatttctctttttctctctttcttttgtgttttacaGCTGAACCAGTGAGGCCAATTGACCCAGCAGCGTGGATCTCTCATACCACAGCCATGACGGGAGCGTACCCCCGTTACGGTATGAGCCCCTCCATGAGCATCACCACATCTACCAGCTCCTCACTAACAAGCTCAATTCCTGATTCGGAAAGTAAGTCACACTGTGgccagcccagggcaggtgtCTTCTGCTCGGGGccagcagtgcagagctgtgcccaAAACCGACCCCAGCCACAAGCACGATGAAACCGACAGCTGCCACAGAACTCTTGAATGCTTTCTTTAAATTTGTCATTCTTTTGGGCAGCATAAAAGGGTTTTATTCCAGAGGTCAGAAGTTAATGCAATGGTGTTTTGCCAGGGTTCACTCTACTGGTAAGGTAGAGTGGTTTCtggtcctttttaaaaatgacaagGCAGGCCTCCAACTTGATCCCCTCAGGTGAACATGAGAACTTCCTCCCTTGCATTTGACTGGTGTTTAATAGATGTAAATAGCTGACTTCAGAGAGATGTCATGGGTAATGATGGTAGTGTAGCATTTAGGAATTCTTCCACTGATACTCACATAGCTTTCTTTTATACTGTTTTAGAATttattaaagaaggaaaaaataaatttaatgtcCCATGTGAAGTTACCACTAGAGTTCACTGTTCTTTCCTGGACTGCCTGTCCGTGGCAGTCCCTAAACTAGTCTTACCCATGTAACCATGTCTTGGTTCCTTATTTTGGAAATTTTTCATCAAAGAatataaaatctgcttttcttttactcttctcttgctttctgaTGTAAGCATGGGATAAAAGCTAGCATTTGGTTTTAAATACATGGCAATAAGGCAAAACAAATAAGGAACATGGTCTTCAAGAACACTGTTCCCCAAAGTCCTAGTtgaagaaagtgaagaaagCACTTCTGTTTACTTGCCATGAAAGTTTTGAGGTGCTCTACACTTCATTATTATGAGTTTGTTTCCTGCCATATAATATGGAAGAATTTTTCTAGAGATGCAACCTGCATGTCAGTTTTGGTTATTTGTAGGAAGGAgatttgttgtgtttgtttataAACACATAGAAATCTTGAAGTGGCTTTAAAGTTCTGAGGAGATTATCTCCTTTGTGGAACAATCCTGCCTCAGTGTGCATTCATTGAAAGATAAATACATGTTTAACAAGGGGTGATAAAGTGTGTGACAGATCTGGAGACTAAATTTATGACTGAGGGACTTTTTGTAagatttttccagaaagaaagggaggataccattaaaaacaaacaaacaaaaccaacacagaaaaCAACACCTGAAAGACTTTAAAGACCAACGTGGTGTTGGTGATTAGTGACAGATTCTTCCTTGGACAAATGCATGGCTGAGGGAGGAAAGTTGCTCTTGCAGGGACCAGTTAAGTCCCATCAGACTACATAGGTTTCTGCCTGGAAATCACACCTCACCTTGGACTGAAAGGGCAGTTATCCTTTCTGTAGGTGTAGTAGCTCAGTGCCTCTTCATTCAGGGGCAGAACCACTGAAAGGGAAATACACCTGCAGTAGAAAGCAAGTGAACCACTTACCTGATGACTGCTTTATCTTGAGATGTTTTTTCAGCCTTACAGGTGCTAAAGATTGCTGAAATCAAATGTATCTGCTGATTGCTGTCAAACAAGAGTCTGTTACTCCACGTTCCACTTGAATTATTCATGTATCGTGTGCCTTGACATAGAGTGTTGTGATTGGGAAGTGCAGAACGCAGGCGTCCTCTCAATCATACTTCTAAAATAAAGGTTATTTGGGAGCAGAACCATGTTTCTGGAGACAGCTTCTCATTTCTATGCCAGTGacttaaaatgtttcctttcctgAATGCAAGAAAATGCAGAGTACCCCTGACCTTTATTGTGATCTTCTGCTTAATGCTCCTTCAGCTCAGTCCTACAATGCCCCCAACACAATGAATAGTGATCATTGCTTTTAAAAGGATCTTGTTCTGGCTGAGGCAGGAGAATATTCTCTCACAGTGGTTTGTGAGTGGTGGACTCTCTGCCTCAGTCAGTGCAAGCTCTGCTCCTTGGTTACTCTCCTAAAGGGAGATTTTTCCAGCCTCTGTTCTCTCACAGCAGGACCCCTTTCTGCAAAGCAGTGCTGTCCCATTCCCTAAGAATAACTCCCAagtgtttcagtgtttcttgAAAGTCTTGCTGTTTCAAAATGCAGTTCACTGACACTGTTGGaaagttctctttttctcttgcatgGACGTCAGAGGATTTTGAATTGAGACTTCAAACTATTTCTACTTAATAGTGTTCAGCCTGAGGTACTGCTTAAGTTCCTGGAGCCTTTGTGTTTGGACAGATGTGTACTTCTTACTCAAATAAGGACACAAGCCCGTGGTGGTATTCTATGTGGTAGGACTTTGTTTTCCTGGACCATACACCTCTTTTATTACCAGGATCTGCTAATGGGAAAAGATGCCATTCCAAACCAGTAACCAAATCTCTGAGAAAGAACCTTGGGGTAGATCTGGTACAGGTGGTTAGGTCAGGCTGCAGCTGATTGAGTCCAGACCAAAGCTGGGGCATTTGAGGTGCATGTTagaattttttgtatttgtacaGCAACTGGCAGGCTCAGACAATATTGATGATCATTTGGGCAGTGTTGTTCTTCACATGAAGATCACAGGCCTCcaaaaaaatgctatttattgCTACCCATGTACTTTCCTTGATTATTGATTTGATGTtcattgttttttccccaaaaaaagaCATGTTGCTTTTTGCCACTAACCAAACTAACttgaagcaaaagcagaatttgagTGATTATTCAAACTGTGTAAATATTGCAACTGCATGCAAAGATGGTCTGAGGTATTTTCTTGCATATTAGCAGTGCATGTATTGAAAGAAgcatttccagttttcattGTTTCATGCCTGTTGTACCTTTTCTCAAAATTTTGGGttgctggaaaaggaaaaaattggtTCCCTTGTGCTTTGGAAAGGTGGGTGAtatggggagctggggggagggaggggagggaggctTCTGAATTCCTGCTGGAGAAGGGTCTGAACTTCAGACACAGGACACACATGCTTGACATGAGTTTCCTAGGGCTGAGAAGATGGGAGTGGGAAGGAGGACTGGGTGCTGTATCCAAAGAATTTATTCATATTGTGTACAGACAGGGTGATTGAGGTCTGCCCAGCAACTGATTTCAAGGAGGCTGGTAGTGTTCTGCAAGAAAAATGCAGGACAAAGTAATGCTGGGTTAAGTGACTCTTCAACTTGTAAGGCTGCCATCCTTGGGGtcccagaaagctttttttctgatggacACCACTTTATCCTGGTGatggaagcatttttttctatctgcAATTCTCCCTAGTTACACAGATGTCCAGAtcccaaaaaaagcaaatggacATGGACTGAGACATGGTCATCTTTCTCCATGCAGATGGGTATTATTCCTGACAACCCAAAAGTAAAAGAACAAGCTAACCCCCCTTGTTCTACAGAGTTTTGTAGACAATGCATTAAACCCTTGCATGAGTAAGGGCTATTTATGGTAAACTGAAATGCAAAGCAATGGTCACAGAGCTCCTTGGGTTTCCTCTTTTGCAAATCTCAGTGCAGTCTGGGTTGAAGGAGTGTAGTGCTGATTGAGAGCTGTGAAGTCAGGACATGCAGGGACTCAGCACCTCAGTAAGGAGGTTGCACTGAGCCCAGTTTCAAAGAGTTGGTTCTAATGCTATAACTGATGCCATCGGTGAGGGTGCATTTGGGAAcctttgtgtctttttttgcaTCTGTTGGTAAAGCTGTCTCAAAATGTTTCATCCAAACTTGGAGCCAGGTTCTTTTCAGACTGTTCATTTCAAAGAAGCATGTAAcctctcttcctttcagaaTTAGAAGAATCTCCCTTAACTGTGAAGAGTGACATGGCTACTATTGTCAAGGTTATGCAGCTACCAGATTCAGGCCTTGAAATTCGGGACAGGATGTGGTTAAAAATCACCATCTCCAATGCAGTGATAGGTAAGCAGGTCAAAGGAATGCTGGAGAAAACCAGCCAGGGTTCTTTGGGAAGTTAGCTGAATAAACTGTCTTTATATgaacttgttttttcctctgtatgaCCCCATGACTTGGTATTTGTGACAAAACACATCAGACTGGCTCAGATGATCCTGTGTCTGCTCTTCCTGTTCTCATTTTAGGAGCAGATGTGGTTGACTGGCTTTACACACACGTGGAAGGCTTCAAAGACCGACGGGAGGCTAGGAAATATGCCAGCAGCATGTTAAAACATGGCTACCTCAGGCACACAGTGAACAAGATCACCTTCTCAGAACAGTGCTATTATGTCTTTGGAGACCTCTGTGGCAGTAAGTTCCCCGTCTGTGAAGGACAAAGCTATGTGGGTGTTGCCTCCCCTGTGCTCGCAGGATTTCACCAGTGGTTTTTTGATGACAGCCACTGTTCTGAAGTGGCGTGACAAGTGGTTGACAATTCCTGATAGTCCAAGTGATTAGGCTGCTTGGAAGAGAAGGATGAGCTCGTCAAACAGGGCATTACACCAAGGTTCAAGAaagcaggatttatttttggTGATGCCACAGACTCCCTGCTTGTCAGGTCCCTTGGTGCTTGGTGGTAGATAGAGATGTCTGCCCTACCCTGAGGGATGTTTTTGGTGAACTCTGGGTCCCTCTAGTCCCTCTCCACACTGGGTGCTGTGCCAGACCTTACTGATTTGCAGGAGTCAGCTGCTAGGTAAGGACACAGCCTtcaccttttctctcttttccagatATGGCTGCACTGAACCTTAACAATGGTTCCAGCGGAGCCTCAGATCAGGACACCCTTGCTCCACTTCCacatcctgctgctccctggcccTTAGGCCAAGGATATCCTTATCAGTACTCTCTGCCCCCTCCATGTTTTCCACCAGCATACCAAGACCCAGGCTTTAGCTACGGCAGTGGCAGTGCAGGGAGTCAGCAAAGTGAAGGTAAGATGTTTAATCTGGTATTTATTTCCACAGCTCTCATTATCCCTATCCATTTGCTTGACTTCCCTCCTGTACTGTCTGTGCTCCTGTCTTGAGGTTTTGTATGCTACCTGCATGGAATCAAACCAGTTTGTGGGTGGGATGGAGTGGGTTAGCCTTTCAGCTCTGTACTGAAACTGCCAGCAATGCATTCCCTGAGTCAGGAGaacagggcagcagctctgctgtccaTAGTTTTGTAGGATGCAAAATGTAGGATCCCCATGCAAAATGCCAGTGGGGAAGCAGAGTTTGTCATGTCCATAGTGGTGTAGATACCTGTTCTCTTCTtacctaacaccaccacacagTAAACTGCTGCTCAGATAATGCTGATCAGGCCAATAGTAATGACTCAATTTTCCACCCTGTTAAAACACATCAACTGTTGTCCCCCTTTTTAGAGGTCAGAGCCATTGCCAGCAGTGGGGCTGCAGTTGCTTGGTAGCACTAGAAATTAGGCCATGTCTTTGCTGGTAGAAGAGAGAGTAGAACCAAAATGCTCTTGGCTTTCACTTCAGTACTCAGTACAAAAGGAAAACCACTCTCTTTGCTTGTGTTAGACAGGCATGAGGTGGCCAGCCAGATGGCTTGCAGGGCTGAAACACTGCTCACAGGGAGGAGAGTCTTTTTTGTAATACctgacagggaaaaaatgatGATACTGCATGGATTAAAAACCTGACCTCCTCCTTTCCTGCCTTAGGATAattttgtgattaatttttaatcctcagtaaattaaaattatctattttttGGAtgtacagatttttatttttttttttacatcacaTCCAGAGTGacttttgcttttggaaatgctGCCAGTAAAAAAAGGGTCAGGATTCTCTGTTTTTGTGATGAGTATCCTGTAGCTTGGATAGAACTTCTTCCTGTTTACCACAGCCTGTTAGATTTTGCAAACCTGCACACAAGAATTTCATAGCAGGAACTTGCTCACAGGATTTTAGCACTATTGCTTCACAGCTTATCTCAAAATAAGAAGTGTGTGTAAGGAAGCTTGCAGTGATATCCAGAGGTTTTAGAACTGCAAGCTGATTCTGTTGGAAGGAATGTgattatttggggttttggcAGCTGTTTCTGTGGGCAGTGGAGTATTAGCACTCTGCTACTGCAATAGGAAAGGAAAGGTATGGTATTTTAGCCATGCAGCCTGTGTTCCTGGCTACAGAAAGCCTTATGGAAGGTGCCAAGGTGTTTGATTTTAAAGGGTTTCAACACTTTCCTTGTTCTTCTCTTGGAAACTACACTTATGtgttgtttcttgttttgtaaCTGTTATTCCCTTGTTTTGTTCTGAGCAAGCATTAGACTGAAGGATTCATAGAGGAATGGCTGACTCTAGGGGATTGGTAAGCTTCAATTGCctccataataataataataaattcacAGCATGATCATTCAGACTCTTGTGACTCAAATgtttagctgtatttttttttcttcttttttgttttttgtttttttcctttttaattgttttggaCTTCTCAACCTGTCTCAGTGCACAGTAGTCTACTAGTGTGGCATTAGCATCTCAACCTGTCTGCCCCCTGTATGACTCTGCTGCAACAGCCTCAGAGGGAATGGCATCAGGTACCTCACTGCCAGcccagatgggaaaaaaataccttgtgGCAACCTGAATGCAGCTTTTCTAGGCACTTGAAATGCAGATTCTTTAAACCCCTTTCATGACACTTAGGTTTAAAGTTGGCCTTTAGATGGAAACACTCCAGGACAGGTTAGTCCCTGCATGCCAAGAAGGTGACATTCCTGTTAAATTGCATTTAAACTCAAGGCTTAGAAGGACTTTCTGATTCTTCtatcacaaaatgaaaaaggtcTGCCAGGAAAAGGAGTCTGAATGACCACAGGAGAACAGTATGCTGTATTAGTAGAtggtttctctgttttctttctgtcctgtaATCAGCTTGGAGTGCAGTTTCACACAGCCAGGTTCTTCTGAGATTAGAAGTCTGCATTAACCTCTTGACTTCTTGGAGTCTTGGCAGATCAGGTAGAGCTGCTCTTCCAGATACCAGCAGCAGTGTGATAGATTGAATGCCACAAGGCAGTCTCAGTCCAGCTGGCTGGATGACCTCTCAGGATCAGTAACATACACTTGTTGAGTGCAGCTTTCTTGCTCCCCTGCATGTACTTTACCCAGCTACAAGCTGTGGAACTGGCAATCAATTCTGTACAGGGGAGCTTTCATTAAGGAGTAAGGACTTTGGGTAGCAGCATTTGGATGGGTGGGAACAGAATGCATCATGAGAGACAGGAAGAGGCATATTAGCTGTGGAAAGgttaaaatgaaatgtcagttttcttcttttgtgaaCAATGTGCCAGACTGGAGAGCTTGCAAAGGTGCTTCTTGGA
Proteins encoded:
- the DVL1 gene encoding segment polarity protein dishevelled homolog DVL-1 isoform X7, with translation MMSSELESSSFIDSDDDDNTSRLSSSTEQSTSSRLIRKHKRRRRKQRMRQIDRSSSFSSITDSTMSLNIITVTLNMEKYNFLGISIVGQSNDRGDGGIYIGSIMKGGAVAADGRIEPGDMLLQVNDVNFENMSNDDAVRVLREIVSKPGPISLTVAKCWDPTPRSYFTIPRAEPVRPIDPAAWISHTTAMTGAYPRYGMSPSMSITTSTSSSLTSSIPDSEKLEESPLTVKSDMATIVKVMQLPDSGLEIRDRMWLKITISNAVIGADVVDWLYTHVEGFKDRREARKYASSMLKHGYLRHTVNKITFSEQCYYVFGDLCGNMAALNLNNGSSGASDQDTLAPLPHPAAPWPLGQGYPYQYSLPPPCFPPAYQDPGFSYGSGSAGSQQSEGSKSSGSNRSTSENSRRALGREKDLKSAGSGSESEQTSRSGASAVRRERPSSQLSHRSHGSATHSERSHHSSHHSYGPPGVPPLYSLPKLGSKVYGTSGPPGGPPVRELSSVPPELTGSRQSFQKAMGNPCEFFVDIM